A region from the Anoplolepis gracilipes chromosome 2, ASM4749672v1, whole genome shotgun sequence genome encodes:
- the Pcb gene encoding pyruvate carboxylase, mitochondrial isoform X3: MKHGLPVIFKAAYGGGGRGMRVVRQMEEVREMFDRASSEAAAAFGNGAMFIEKFIERPRHIEVQLLGDHAGNVVHLFERDCSVQRRHQKVVEIAPAPRLSTKIRDKMTEYAVKLARHVGYSNAGTVEFLVDESGNFYFIEVNARLQVEHTVTEEITGIDLVQSQIRIAEGMTLPELGMTQEKITPQGFAIQCRVTTEDPAKNFQPDTGRIEVFRSGEGMGIRLDGASAFAGAIISPYYDSLLVKVIAHSGDLQSSSAKMNRALREFRVRGVKTNIPFLLNVLENQKFLNGIVDTYFIDEHPQLFQLQPSQNRAQKLLNYLGSVLVNGPSTPLATQLKPADIKPHIPQIALDFAKLAAAEETNDPDAPDILDPPKGFRHIYKQQGPEAFAKAIRQHKGLLLMDTTFRDAHQSLLATRVRSHDLLTISPFVAHKFNNLYSLENWGGATFDVALRFLHECPWERLEEMRKAIPNIPFQMLLRGANAVGYTNYPDNVVFKFCELAVKTGMDVFRVFDSLNYLPNLIVGMEAAGKAGGIVEAAISYTGDVSDPNRTKYNLKYYTDLADELVKAGTHVLAIKDMAGLLKPRAAEILIDAIRQKHPDVPLHIHTHDTAGAGVASMLACAKSGADVVDVAVDSMSGMTSQPSMGAVVASLQGTDIDTKLDLSDISEYSAYWEQTRTLYAPFECTTTMKSGNADVYLNEIPGGQYTNLQFQAYSLGLGEFFEDVKKAYRQANLLLGDIIKVTPSSKVVGDLAQFMVQNKLTADDVLKRAEELSFPKSVVEFLQGAIGEPHGGFPEPLRSKVLKDMPRVQGRPGASLAPLDFATLKKELQESHPHVTEKDVMSAALYPKVTTDYLNFKEQFGPVDKLETRIFLTGPKVGEVFDVTIEKGKTLGIKTLAVAEDLTKNGEREVFFEMNGQLRSVFIKDKEAVKELHVHPKAVKGDNNQLGAPMPGEVIDIRIKVGDTVEKGVPLVVLSAMKMEMVVQAPRAGKIKSLDINLGMRLEGDDLILTFE; this comes from the exons ATGAAACATGGGCTTCCGGTTATCTTTAAGGCAGCGTATGGTGGTGGAGGACGAG GTATGAGAGTCGTAAGACAAATGGAAGAGGTGCGTGAGATGTTCGATCGTGCATCTTCCGAAGCTGCAGCTGCTTTTGGAAATGGAGCGATGTTCATCGAGAAATTCATTGAAAGACCACGTCATATTGAAGTTCAATTACTTGGGGATCACGCAGGCAATGTCGTGCATTTATTTGAACGTGATTGCTCTGTGCAGCGTCGTCATCAAAAG GTAGTCGAGATCGCGCCAGCTCCAAGATTATCAACAAAAATTCGTGATAAAATGACCGAATATGCAGTTAAATTGGCAAGACATGTTGGTTATTCAAATGCCGGTACTGTGGAATTCTTGGTCGACGAAtctggaaatttttatttcattgaagTCAACGCTAGATTACAAGTTGAACATACAGTAACCGAGGAAATAACCGG AATCGATCTTGTGCAATCTCAAATTCGAATTGCCGAAGGCATGACATTACCGGAGCTCGGTATGacacaagaaaaaattacgcCTCAAGGATTCGCGATTCAATGCCGAGTGACTACAGAAGATCCAGCTAAGAACTTCCAACCGGATACTGGAAGAATAGAAGTCTTCCGTTCTGGCGAAGGCATGGGCATCCGATTGGATGGAGCCTCCGCGTTCGCCGGAGCTATAATCTCACCATATTATGATTCGCTTCTCGTTAAG GTAATCGCCCATTCTGGCGATCTTCAATCATCTTCCGCCAAGATGAATCGAGCTCTTCGTGAATTCCGTGTGCGCGGAGTGAAGACAAATATTCCTTTTCTATTAAATGTTTTGGAAAATCAAAAGTTCCTCAATGGTATCGTCGATACATACTTCATCGACGAGCATCCTCAGCTGTTTCAGTTGCAGCCAAGCCAGAATCGAGCCCAGAAGTTGTTAAATTATCTCGGTTCGGTTTTAGTGAACGGTCCAAGTACACCATTAGCTACTCAGCTGAAGCCAGCGGACATCAAACCGCATATTCCTCAGATTGCTCTAG actTTGCTAAGCTTGCAGCTGCAGAAGAGACCAATGATCCCGATGCACCAG atattttggATCCTCCGAAAGGATTTCGTCATATTTATAAGCAGCAAGGTCCGGAAGCCTTCGCCAAGGCTATCAGACAACACAAAGGTCTTCTTTTAATGGACACAACATTCCGTGATGCTCATCAATCTCTTCTGGCAACTCGTGTGCGATCGCACGATCTGTTAACGATCTCTCCATTTGTCGCCCACAAATTCAACAACCTCTATTCGTTGGAAAACTGGGGTGGTGCGACTTTTGATGTGGCCTTAAGGTTCCTCCATGAGTGCCCTTGGGAACGATTGGAGGAAATGCGCAAGGCTATTCCTAATATCCCGTTCCAAATGTTATTAAGAGGCGCTAATGCTGTGGGATACACAAACTATCCTGACAACGTAGTCTTTAAATTCTGTGAATTGGCTGTAAAGACCGGTATGGATGTTTTCAGGGTATTCGACTCGCTCAATTATCTGCCAAATCTTATCGTTG GTATGGAGGCCGCTGGAAAGGCTGGTGGTATCGTTGAAGCGGCAATTTCCTATACGGGTGATGTAAGTGATCCGAATCGTACGAAATACaacttgaaatattatactgATTTGGCGGATGAGTTGGTCAAAGCGGGCACTCATGTTCTGGCGATTAAAGATATGGCCGGATTGCTCAAACCAAGAGCAGCCGAGATACTGATTGACGCGATCAGGCAAAAGCATCCGGATGTAcctttacatatacatacgcatGATACCGCTGGAGCCGGAGTAGCCTCCATGTTAGCCTGTGCAAAGAGCGGTGCCGACGTTGTGGACGTTGCTGTTGATAGCATGTCTGGCATGACTAGTCAACCTTCTATGGGCGCCGTTGTTGCTTCTCTTCAgg GAACGGACATTGACACAAAACTGGATCTCTCTGACATCTCGGAATATTCCGCCTATTGGGAACAAACGAGAACACTTTATGCACCCTTCGAATGTACAACAACGATGAAGTCTGGAAATGCCGATGTCTATCTCAATGAAATTCCTGGTGGACAGTACACAAATTTGCAATTCCAAGCTTATTCGCTCGGTCTAGGTGAATTCTTTGAAGACGTGAAAAAGGCGTATAGGCAAGCCAATCTCTTGCTTGGTGACATCATTAAAGTCACGCCAAGCTCTAAAGTTGTCGGTGATTTGGCGCAATTTATGGTTCAGAATAAACTAACGGCCGATGACGTACTGAAGAGAGCGGAGGAATTATCGTTTCCGAAATCGGTGGTAGAGTTTCTTCAGGGTGCTATTGGTGAACCTCACGGAGGATTCCCTGAGCCATTGAG ATCAAAAGTTCTCAAGGATATGCCACGCGTGCAGGGTAGACCAGGTGCGAGTTTGGCACCGCTCGACTTCGCCACCTTGAAGAAAGAGTTGCAAGAATCTCATCCACACGTCACGGAAAAGGACGTCATGTCGGCCGCGCTTTATCCTAAAGTAACGACGGACTATTTGAATTTCAAAGAACAATTTGGACCGGTAGATAAATTAGAGACCAGAATCTTTCTTACGGGACCTAAAGTGGGAGAAGTATTTGATGTCACAATTGAGAAAGGTAAAACTCTCGGTATCAAAACTTTGGCGGTTGCCGAGGATCTCACGAAGAATGGCGAACGCGAGGTATTCTTCGAGATGAATGGCCAGCTGAGATCTGTATTTATTAAGGATAAAGAGGCTGTCAAG gAACTTCATGTGCATCCGAAAGCTGTAAAAGGCGACAACAATCAGTTAGGAGCGCCAATGCCCGGCGAAGTAATCGATATCAGGATAAAAGTAGGCGATACCGTGGAAAAAGGAGTACCATTAGTCGTATTATCCGCCATGAAGATGGAGATGGTCGTACAGGCGCCCAGAgcaggaaaaattaaaagtcttGATATTAACTTGGGTATGAGACTTGAAGGAGATGATCTCATCTTGACATTCGAATAA
- the Pcb gene encoding pyruvate carboxylase, mitochondrial isoform X1, which yields MHSIRAHQSLSKHRSALQIWKIAARYFAADVEYRPIRSVLVANRGEIAIRVFRACSELGIRSVAIYSEQDKMQMHRQKADEGYLVGKGLPPVQAYLNIPEIIQVAKENNIDAIHPGYGFLSERSDFAQAVTDAGIRFIGPSPKVVQQMGDKVAARQAAIEAGVPIVPGTDGPVTTSDEAIEFCMKHGLPVIFKAAYGGGGRGMRVVRQMEEVREMFDRASSEAAAAFGNGAMFIEKFIERPRHIEVQLLGDHAGNVVHLFERDCSVQRRHQKVVEIAPAPRLSTKIRDKMTEYAVKLARHVGYSNAGTVEFLVDESGNFYFIEVNARLQVEHTVTEEITGIDLVQSQIRIAEGMTLPELGMTQEKITPQGFAIQCRVTTEDPAKNFQPDTGRIEVFRSGEGMGIRLDGASAFAGAIISPYYDSLLVKVIAHSGDLQSSSAKMNRALREFRVRGVKTNIPFLLNVLENQKFLNGIVDTYFIDEHPQLFQLQPSQNRAQKLLNYLGSVLVNGPSTPLATQLKPADIKPHIPQIALDFAKLAAAEETNDPDAPDILDPPKGFRHIYKQQGPEAFAKAIRQHKGLLLMDTTFRDAHQSLLATRVRSHDLLTISPFVAHKFNNLYSLENWGGATFDVALRFLHECPWERLEEMRKAIPNIPFQMLLRGANAVGYTNYPDNVVFKFCELAVKTGMDVFRVFDSLNYLPNLIVGMEAAGKAGGIVEAAISYTGDVSDPNRTKYNLKYYTDLADELVKAGTHVLAIKDMAGLLKPRAAEILIDAIRQKHPDVPLHIHTHDTAGAGVASMLACAKSGADVVDVAVDSMSGMTSQPSMGAVVASLQGTDIDTKLDLSDISEYSAYWEQTRTLYAPFECTTTMKSGNADVYLNEIPGGQYTNLQFQAYSLGLGEFFEDVKKAYRQANLLLGDIIKVTPSSKVVGDLAQFMVQNKLTADDVLKRAEELSFPKSVVEFLQGAIGEPHGGFPEPLRSKVLKDMPRVQGRPGASLAPLDFATLKKELQESHPHVTEKDVMSAALYPKVTTDYLNFKEQFGPVDKLETRIFLTGPKVGEVFDVTIEKGKTLGIKTLAVAEDLTKNGEREVFFEMNGQLRSVFIKDKEAVKELHVHPKAVKGDNNQLGAPMPGEVIDIRIKVGDTVEKGVPLVVLSAMKMEMVVQAPRAGKIKSLDINLGMRLEGDDLILTFE from the exons ATGCATTCCATACGCGCTCATCAATCGTTAAGCAAACACAGAAGTGCTTTACAAATATGGAAGATCGCTGCAAGATACTTCGCCGCAGATGTAGAATACAGACCAATCAGGAGTGTCCTCGTCGCCAATCGAG GAGAAATCGCCATTCGCGTATTTCGCGCTTGCTCGGAGCTCGGTATTCGCTCCGTGGCGATTTATTCGGAGCAAGATAAGATGCAAATGCACCGGCAGAAAGCGGACGAAGGTTACTTAGTAGGCAAGGGATTGCCTCCTGTTCAAGCTTACCTGAATATCCCCGAGATCATTCAAGTTGCTAAGGAGAACAATATCGACGCCATACATCCCGGTTACGGTTTCCTTTCAGAGAGATCAGATTTTGCTCAAGCGGTGACTGATGCTGGTATCAGATTCATCGGACCTAGTCCTAAAGTCGTTCAGCAAATGGGAGACAAG GTGGCTGCTAGACAAGCCGCGATTGAAGCTGGGGTGCCCATCGTTCCAGGAACAGATGGACCGGTAACGACTTCCGACGAGGCGATTGAATTCTGCATGAAACATGGGCTTCCGGTTATCTTTAAGGCAGCGTATGGTGGTGGAGGACGAG GTATGAGAGTCGTAAGACAAATGGAAGAGGTGCGTGAGATGTTCGATCGTGCATCTTCCGAAGCTGCAGCTGCTTTTGGAAATGGAGCGATGTTCATCGAGAAATTCATTGAAAGACCACGTCATATTGAAGTTCAATTACTTGGGGATCACGCAGGCAATGTCGTGCATTTATTTGAACGTGATTGCTCTGTGCAGCGTCGTCATCAAAAG GTAGTCGAGATCGCGCCAGCTCCAAGATTATCAACAAAAATTCGTGATAAAATGACCGAATATGCAGTTAAATTGGCAAGACATGTTGGTTATTCAAATGCCGGTACTGTGGAATTCTTGGTCGACGAAtctggaaatttttatttcattgaagTCAACGCTAGATTACAAGTTGAACATACAGTAACCGAGGAAATAACCGG AATCGATCTTGTGCAATCTCAAATTCGAATTGCCGAAGGCATGACATTACCGGAGCTCGGTATGacacaagaaaaaattacgcCTCAAGGATTCGCGATTCAATGCCGAGTGACTACAGAAGATCCAGCTAAGAACTTCCAACCGGATACTGGAAGAATAGAAGTCTTCCGTTCTGGCGAAGGCATGGGCATCCGATTGGATGGAGCCTCCGCGTTCGCCGGAGCTATAATCTCACCATATTATGATTCGCTTCTCGTTAAG GTAATCGCCCATTCTGGCGATCTTCAATCATCTTCCGCCAAGATGAATCGAGCTCTTCGTGAATTCCGTGTGCGCGGAGTGAAGACAAATATTCCTTTTCTATTAAATGTTTTGGAAAATCAAAAGTTCCTCAATGGTATCGTCGATACATACTTCATCGACGAGCATCCTCAGCTGTTTCAGTTGCAGCCAAGCCAGAATCGAGCCCAGAAGTTGTTAAATTATCTCGGTTCGGTTTTAGTGAACGGTCCAAGTACACCATTAGCTACTCAGCTGAAGCCAGCGGACATCAAACCGCATATTCCTCAGATTGCTCTAG actTTGCTAAGCTTGCAGCTGCAGAAGAGACCAATGATCCCGATGCACCAG atattttggATCCTCCGAAAGGATTTCGTCATATTTATAAGCAGCAAGGTCCGGAAGCCTTCGCCAAGGCTATCAGACAACACAAAGGTCTTCTTTTAATGGACACAACATTCCGTGATGCTCATCAATCTCTTCTGGCAACTCGTGTGCGATCGCACGATCTGTTAACGATCTCTCCATTTGTCGCCCACAAATTCAACAACCTCTATTCGTTGGAAAACTGGGGTGGTGCGACTTTTGATGTGGCCTTAAGGTTCCTCCATGAGTGCCCTTGGGAACGATTGGAGGAAATGCGCAAGGCTATTCCTAATATCCCGTTCCAAATGTTATTAAGAGGCGCTAATGCTGTGGGATACACAAACTATCCTGACAACGTAGTCTTTAAATTCTGTGAATTGGCTGTAAAGACCGGTATGGATGTTTTCAGGGTATTCGACTCGCTCAATTATCTGCCAAATCTTATCGTTG GTATGGAGGCCGCTGGAAAGGCTGGTGGTATCGTTGAAGCGGCAATTTCCTATACGGGTGATGTAAGTGATCCGAATCGTACGAAATACaacttgaaatattatactgATTTGGCGGATGAGTTGGTCAAAGCGGGCACTCATGTTCTGGCGATTAAAGATATGGCCGGATTGCTCAAACCAAGAGCAGCCGAGATACTGATTGACGCGATCAGGCAAAAGCATCCGGATGTAcctttacatatacatacgcatGATACCGCTGGAGCCGGAGTAGCCTCCATGTTAGCCTGTGCAAAGAGCGGTGCCGACGTTGTGGACGTTGCTGTTGATAGCATGTCTGGCATGACTAGTCAACCTTCTATGGGCGCCGTTGTTGCTTCTCTTCAgg GAACGGACATTGACACAAAACTGGATCTCTCTGACATCTCGGAATATTCCGCCTATTGGGAACAAACGAGAACACTTTATGCACCCTTCGAATGTACAACAACGATGAAGTCTGGAAATGCCGATGTCTATCTCAATGAAATTCCTGGTGGACAGTACACAAATTTGCAATTCCAAGCTTATTCGCTCGGTCTAGGTGAATTCTTTGAAGACGTGAAAAAGGCGTATAGGCAAGCCAATCTCTTGCTTGGTGACATCATTAAAGTCACGCCAAGCTCTAAAGTTGTCGGTGATTTGGCGCAATTTATGGTTCAGAATAAACTAACGGCCGATGACGTACTGAAGAGAGCGGAGGAATTATCGTTTCCGAAATCGGTGGTAGAGTTTCTTCAGGGTGCTATTGGTGAACCTCACGGAGGATTCCCTGAGCCATTGAG ATCAAAAGTTCTCAAGGATATGCCACGCGTGCAGGGTAGACCAGGTGCGAGTTTGGCACCGCTCGACTTCGCCACCTTGAAGAAAGAGTTGCAAGAATCTCATCCACACGTCACGGAAAAGGACGTCATGTCGGCCGCGCTTTATCCTAAAGTAACGACGGACTATTTGAATTTCAAAGAACAATTTGGACCGGTAGATAAATTAGAGACCAGAATCTTTCTTACGGGACCTAAAGTGGGAGAAGTATTTGATGTCACAATTGAGAAAGGTAAAACTCTCGGTATCAAAACTTTGGCGGTTGCCGAGGATCTCACGAAGAATGGCGAACGCGAGGTATTCTTCGAGATGAATGGCCAGCTGAGATCTGTATTTATTAAGGATAAAGAGGCTGTCAAG gAACTTCATGTGCATCCGAAAGCTGTAAAAGGCGACAACAATCAGTTAGGAGCGCCAATGCCCGGCGAAGTAATCGATATCAGGATAAAAGTAGGCGATACCGTGGAAAAAGGAGTACCATTAGTCGTATTATCCGCCATGAAGATGGAGATGGTCGTACAGGCGCCCAGAgcaggaaaaattaaaagtcttGATATTAACTTGGGTATGAGACTTGAAGGAGATGATCTCATCTTGACATTCGAATAA
- the Pcb gene encoding pyruvate carboxylase, mitochondrial isoform X2, whose product MHSIRAHQSLSKHRSALQIWKIAARYFAADVEYRPIRSVLVANRGEIAIRVFRACSELGIRSVAIYSEQDKMQMHRQKADEGYLVGKGLPPVQAYLNIPEIIQVAKENNIDAIHPGYGFLSERSDFAQAVTDAGIRFIGPSPKVVQQMGDKVAARQAAIEAGVPIVPGTDGPVTTSDEAIEFCMKHGLPVIFKAAYGGGGRGMRVVRQMEEVREMFDRASSEAAAAFGNGAMFIEKFIERPRHIEVQLLGDHAGNVVHLFERDCSVQRRHQKVVEIAPAPRLSTKIRDKMTEYAVKLARHVGYSNAGTVEFLVDESGNFYFIEVNARLQVEHTVTEEITGIDLVQSQIRIAEGMTLPELGMTQEKITPQGFAIQCRVTTEDPAKNFQPDTGRIEVFRSGEGMGIRLDGASAFAGAIISPYYDSLLVKVIAHSGDLQSSSAKMNRALREFRVRGVKTNIPFLLNVLENQKFLNGIVDTYFIDEHPQLFQLQPSQNRAQKLLNYLGSVLVNGPSTPLATQLKPADIKPHIPQIALDILDPPKGFRHIYKQQGPEAFAKAIRQHKGLLLMDTTFRDAHQSLLATRVRSHDLLTISPFVAHKFNNLYSLENWGGATFDVALRFLHECPWERLEEMRKAIPNIPFQMLLRGANAVGYTNYPDNVVFKFCELAVKTGMDVFRVFDSLNYLPNLIVGMEAAGKAGGIVEAAISYTGDVSDPNRTKYNLKYYTDLADELVKAGTHVLAIKDMAGLLKPRAAEILIDAIRQKHPDVPLHIHTHDTAGAGVASMLACAKSGADVVDVAVDSMSGMTSQPSMGAVVASLQGTDIDTKLDLSDISEYSAYWEQTRTLYAPFECTTTMKSGNADVYLNEIPGGQYTNLQFQAYSLGLGEFFEDVKKAYRQANLLLGDIIKVTPSSKVVGDLAQFMVQNKLTADDVLKRAEELSFPKSVVEFLQGAIGEPHGGFPEPLRSKVLKDMPRVQGRPGASLAPLDFATLKKELQESHPHVTEKDVMSAALYPKVTTDYLNFKEQFGPVDKLETRIFLTGPKVGEVFDVTIEKGKTLGIKTLAVAEDLTKNGEREVFFEMNGQLRSVFIKDKEAVKELHVHPKAVKGDNNQLGAPMPGEVIDIRIKVGDTVEKGVPLVVLSAMKMEMVVQAPRAGKIKSLDINLGMRLEGDDLILTFE is encoded by the exons ATGCATTCCATACGCGCTCATCAATCGTTAAGCAAACACAGAAGTGCTTTACAAATATGGAAGATCGCTGCAAGATACTTCGCCGCAGATGTAGAATACAGACCAATCAGGAGTGTCCTCGTCGCCAATCGAG GAGAAATCGCCATTCGCGTATTTCGCGCTTGCTCGGAGCTCGGTATTCGCTCCGTGGCGATTTATTCGGAGCAAGATAAGATGCAAATGCACCGGCAGAAAGCGGACGAAGGTTACTTAGTAGGCAAGGGATTGCCTCCTGTTCAAGCTTACCTGAATATCCCCGAGATCATTCAAGTTGCTAAGGAGAACAATATCGACGCCATACATCCCGGTTACGGTTTCCTTTCAGAGAGATCAGATTTTGCTCAAGCGGTGACTGATGCTGGTATCAGATTCATCGGACCTAGTCCTAAAGTCGTTCAGCAAATGGGAGACAAG GTGGCTGCTAGACAAGCCGCGATTGAAGCTGGGGTGCCCATCGTTCCAGGAACAGATGGACCGGTAACGACTTCCGACGAGGCGATTGAATTCTGCATGAAACATGGGCTTCCGGTTATCTTTAAGGCAGCGTATGGTGGTGGAGGACGAG GTATGAGAGTCGTAAGACAAATGGAAGAGGTGCGTGAGATGTTCGATCGTGCATCTTCCGAAGCTGCAGCTGCTTTTGGAAATGGAGCGATGTTCATCGAGAAATTCATTGAAAGACCACGTCATATTGAAGTTCAATTACTTGGGGATCACGCAGGCAATGTCGTGCATTTATTTGAACGTGATTGCTCTGTGCAGCGTCGTCATCAAAAG GTAGTCGAGATCGCGCCAGCTCCAAGATTATCAACAAAAATTCGTGATAAAATGACCGAATATGCAGTTAAATTGGCAAGACATGTTGGTTATTCAAATGCCGGTACTGTGGAATTCTTGGTCGACGAAtctggaaatttttatttcattgaagTCAACGCTAGATTACAAGTTGAACATACAGTAACCGAGGAAATAACCGG AATCGATCTTGTGCAATCTCAAATTCGAATTGCCGAAGGCATGACATTACCGGAGCTCGGTATGacacaagaaaaaattacgcCTCAAGGATTCGCGATTCAATGCCGAGTGACTACAGAAGATCCAGCTAAGAACTTCCAACCGGATACTGGAAGAATAGAAGTCTTCCGTTCTGGCGAAGGCATGGGCATCCGATTGGATGGAGCCTCCGCGTTCGCCGGAGCTATAATCTCACCATATTATGATTCGCTTCTCGTTAAG GTAATCGCCCATTCTGGCGATCTTCAATCATCTTCCGCCAAGATGAATCGAGCTCTTCGTGAATTCCGTGTGCGCGGAGTGAAGACAAATATTCCTTTTCTATTAAATGTTTTGGAAAATCAAAAGTTCCTCAATGGTATCGTCGATACATACTTCATCGACGAGCATCCTCAGCTGTTTCAGTTGCAGCCAAGCCAGAATCGAGCCCAGAAGTTGTTAAATTATCTCGGTTCGGTTTTAGTGAACGGTCCAAGTACACCATTAGCTACTCAGCTGAAGCCAGCGGACATCAAACCGCATATTCCTCAGATTGCTCTAG atattttggATCCTCCGAAAGGATTTCGTCATATTTATAAGCAGCAAGGTCCGGAAGCCTTCGCCAAGGCTATCAGACAACACAAAGGTCTTCTTTTAATGGACACAACATTCCGTGATGCTCATCAATCTCTTCTGGCAACTCGTGTGCGATCGCACGATCTGTTAACGATCTCTCCATTTGTCGCCCACAAATTCAACAACCTCTATTCGTTGGAAAACTGGGGTGGTGCGACTTTTGATGTGGCCTTAAGGTTCCTCCATGAGTGCCCTTGGGAACGATTGGAGGAAATGCGCAAGGCTATTCCTAATATCCCGTTCCAAATGTTATTAAGAGGCGCTAATGCTGTGGGATACACAAACTATCCTGACAACGTAGTCTTTAAATTCTGTGAATTGGCTGTAAAGACCGGTATGGATGTTTTCAGGGTATTCGACTCGCTCAATTATCTGCCAAATCTTATCGTTG GTATGGAGGCCGCTGGAAAGGCTGGTGGTATCGTTGAAGCGGCAATTTCCTATACGGGTGATGTAAGTGATCCGAATCGTACGAAATACaacttgaaatattatactgATTTGGCGGATGAGTTGGTCAAAGCGGGCACTCATGTTCTGGCGATTAAAGATATGGCCGGATTGCTCAAACCAAGAGCAGCCGAGATACTGATTGACGCGATCAGGCAAAAGCATCCGGATGTAcctttacatatacatacgcatGATACCGCTGGAGCCGGAGTAGCCTCCATGTTAGCCTGTGCAAAGAGCGGTGCCGACGTTGTGGACGTTGCTGTTGATAGCATGTCTGGCATGACTAGTCAACCTTCTATGGGCGCCGTTGTTGCTTCTCTTCAgg GAACGGACATTGACACAAAACTGGATCTCTCTGACATCTCGGAATATTCCGCCTATTGGGAACAAACGAGAACACTTTATGCACCCTTCGAATGTACAACAACGATGAAGTCTGGAAATGCCGATGTCTATCTCAATGAAATTCCTGGTGGACAGTACACAAATTTGCAATTCCAAGCTTATTCGCTCGGTCTAGGTGAATTCTTTGAAGACGTGAAAAAGGCGTATAGGCAAGCCAATCTCTTGCTTGGTGACATCATTAAAGTCACGCCAAGCTCTAAAGTTGTCGGTGATTTGGCGCAATTTATGGTTCAGAATAAACTAACGGCCGATGACGTACTGAAGAGAGCGGAGGAATTATCGTTTCCGAAATCGGTGGTAGAGTTTCTTCAGGGTGCTATTGGTGAACCTCACGGAGGATTCCCTGAGCCATTGAG ATCAAAAGTTCTCAAGGATATGCCACGCGTGCAGGGTAGACCAGGTGCGAGTTTGGCACCGCTCGACTTCGCCACCTTGAAGAAAGAGTTGCAAGAATCTCATCCACACGTCACGGAAAAGGACGTCATGTCGGCCGCGCTTTATCCTAAAGTAACGACGGACTATTTGAATTTCAAAGAACAATTTGGACCGGTAGATAAATTAGAGACCAGAATCTTTCTTACGGGACCTAAAGTGGGAGAAGTATTTGATGTCACAATTGAGAAAGGTAAAACTCTCGGTATCAAAACTTTGGCGGTTGCCGAGGATCTCACGAAGAATGGCGAACGCGAGGTATTCTTCGAGATGAATGGCCAGCTGAGATCTGTATTTATTAAGGATAAAGAGGCTGTCAAG gAACTTCATGTGCATCCGAAAGCTGTAAAAGGCGACAACAATCAGTTAGGAGCGCCAATGCCCGGCGAAGTAATCGATATCAGGATAAAAGTAGGCGATACCGTGGAAAAAGGAGTACCATTAGTCGTATTATCCGCCATGAAGATGGAGATGGTCGTACAGGCGCCCAGAgcaggaaaaattaaaagtcttGATATTAACTTGGGTATGAGACTTGAAGGAGATGATCTCATCTTGACATTCGAATAA